From Pontibacter actiniarum, a single genomic window includes:
- a CDS encoding polysaccharide lyase encodes MPLPQDYKLLYALLPILLSAFIITSVYQDQHKRKPALGNLIFADDMESRRPFSEAHRLELGAPHSLTSASRPGGGGKAARFELRQNDPDVKGSRRAEVTVVKDEVEKEMWYAYDVYFPAADFVDEDDDEVINQWYQSGLGTPSASIRSKAGRLQFRVGGDADAREKIDIGPVAKDTWLRIVVHMVHASGSEGLTQAWVNGKMVVDRKGANMYPGDLPKWKVGIYKSGWASETTTTNKRVLFLDNVRVGNASASLAEIYTGPTPPAQQAAQQESPY; translated from the coding sequence ATGCCTTTACCCCAGGATTATAAACTGCTCTACGCTTTGCTACCTATACTGCTGAGCGCTTTTATCATAACCTCTGTTTACCAGGACCAACACAAGCGTAAACCGGCTTTAGGTAACCTGATATTCGCTGACGACATGGAGAGCAGGAGGCCCTTTTCGGAGGCGCACCGCCTTGAGCTGGGAGCACCCCACTCACTCACCTCTGCCAGCCGCCCGGGCGGCGGCGGCAAAGCAGCCCGCTTCGAGCTGCGCCAGAACGACCCGGACGTGAAGGGCAGCCGCCGCGCGGAGGTGACCGTGGTTAAGGACGAGGTGGAGAAGGAGATGTGGTACGCCTACGACGTCTACTTCCCGGCCGCCGACTTCGTGGACGAGGACGACGACGAGGTGATCAACCAGTGGTACCAGAGCGGGCTGGGCACGCCCTCGGCCTCCATCCGCAGCAAGGCCGGCCGCCTGCAGTTCCGCGTGGGCGGCGACGCCGACGCCCGCGAGAAGATCGACATCGGCCCGGTGGCCAAGGACACCTGGCTGCGCATCGTGGTGCACATGGTCCACGCCAGCGGCTCGGAGGGCCTGACCCAGGCCTGGGTGAACGGCAAGATGGTCGTCGACCGCAAGGGCGCCAACATGTACCCCGGCGATTTGCCCAAGTGGAAGGTGGGCATCTACAAGTCCGGCTGGGCCTCGGAGACCACAACCACCAACAAGCGCGTGCTCTTCCTCGACAACGTCAGGGTCGGAAACGCCAGCGCATCGCTGGCTGAAATATACACCGGGCCCACGCCGCCCGCTCAGCAGGCTGCACAGCAGGAAAGTCCTTACTAA
- a CDS encoding LamG-like jellyroll fold domain-containing protein, whose product MKKLNLLLCFTFLLSFSVAAQFGAVTPLNEHTIDVGAGTQDKSQSKLFMHDGLHWAAFADAEGTHLWRLDGNSWTHVIRLTTKRGRADCKVVGNTVHILVFQNKTSQLVSVEYDAATKTYKPWTQRSSAVTFSFNEEVQTATIDTDENGRMWIAYVRGTDVQVQWSDTPYGTWSSPITIASGVRSDDEAAVIAMPGKVGVLWSNQNTMRWGFKTHATGAAPSSWSADEVPASQSAENFKGGMADDHMNMKVSSDGTLYCAIKTSYNDENHPLIALLVRRPTGSWDDLHSVSSTGTTPIVVINEKANKLRVIYPSKTYGGDILYNESPMSAISFGPKLVLMQGAAYRDPTSSKQNMNTTGVVLATDATAGIVDGVMVSDNNVTPPPPALPATPTLASPQNAATSVALAPTLTWNAAQGATTYQLQVATSADFANNVVNESNLTATSRQVSGLSNLTTYYWRVRASNTAGNSAWSDTWAFTTLEQQSPPPPTGVTLVGHWKMDEGGGTTLFDASGYANDAVLQNTSMVEWVPGVYGLALELPGRWYRFAVAPHSPSLDITAAITIAAWIKPAVVKGRMVLSKVDPDGYQLGVSGNGKVEFMFNSTTAGTTYRLYSKTSYPADGQTWMHIAATYDGKTARIYINGVEDNAATYPAAPAIGSNTSSLVIGALRDANRWTGAMDDVRLYKGALSAAEVATLSNGGTATEPEKEEEVKDGPWKANSRVVVYPNPFNSKADINFSVRKDTPYTLTLFDGRGKQISVLSEGTAKAGEVYTAEIDGTNMSKGLYFLRLITAKGTSVTKIMFDE is encoded by the coding sequence ATGAAAAAGCTCAACCTACTATTATGCTTCACTTTCCTACTCTCTTTTAGTGTTGCAGCTCAGTTTGGCGCAGTTACTCCGCTGAACGAACATACCATCGATGTAGGGGCTGGCACCCAGGACAAGTCCCAGTCAAAGTTGTTTATGCATGATGGCCTGCATTGGGCAGCGTTTGCTGACGCAGAGGGCACCCACCTGTGGCGACTGGACGGCAACTCCTGGACCCATGTTATAAGGCTTACTACAAAGCGAGGCAGGGCAGACTGTAAAGTTGTCGGTAACACTGTACACATATTAGTGTTCCAGAACAAAACGAGCCAGCTTGTGTCGGTGGAATACGATGCAGCCACCAAGACCTATAAGCCTTGGACACAGAGAAGTTCTGCTGTGACTTTCTCATTTAACGAAGAGGTGCAGACGGCTACAATTGACACAGATGAGAACGGCAGGATGTGGATAGCTTACGTGAGAGGCACAGACGTGCAGGTGCAGTGGAGCGACACCCCATACGGCACCTGGAGCTCCCCTATCACGATAGCATCAGGTGTAAGAAGCGATGACGAGGCCGCTGTTATTGCCATGCCGGGTAAAGTGGGCGTACTGTGGTCGAACCAGAACACCATGCGCTGGGGCTTTAAAACACATGCAACCGGCGCGGCTCCGTCAAGCTGGTCTGCCGATGAAGTGCCTGCCTCCCAATCAGCTGAAAACTTTAAGGGAGGTATGGCTGATGACCACATGAACATGAAGGTATCCAGCGACGGCACCCTTTACTGCGCCATCAAAACAAGCTACAACGACGAAAACCATCCGCTTATAGCACTGCTGGTGCGCCGCCCCACCGGCAGCTGGGACGATTTGCACTCTGTGTCCAGCACGGGCACCACTCCCATTGTGGTGATCAATGAAAAGGCAAACAAACTAAGAGTGATTTATCCATCCAAGACATACGGCGGAGATATACTTTACAATGAGTCTCCGATGAGCGCGATCTCCTTTGGGCCAAAGCTGGTTCTAATGCAGGGGGCAGCCTACAGAGACCCGACAAGCAGCAAGCAAAACATGAACACGACAGGGGTAGTTTTAGCCACTGACGCCACCGCAGGCATTGTAGATGGCGTGATGGTAAGCGACAACAACGTAACCCCTCCTCCCCCGGCACTACCAGCAACACCGACCCTTGCCTCTCCGCAAAACGCGGCTACGAGCGTGGCCCTGGCACCAACGCTGACCTGGAACGCCGCACAGGGTGCCACCACGTACCAACTACAGGTAGCGACCTCCGCCGATTTTGCCAACAATGTAGTTAATGAAAGTAATCTCACAGCCACATCCAGGCAGGTCAGCGGCCTGTCTAACCTTACGACCTACTATTGGCGCGTACGGGCCAGCAACACAGCGGGGAATAGTGCCTGGTCCGACACCTGGGCCTTCACTACCCTGGAGCAGCAGAGCCCTCCACCACCAACCGGTGTAACGCTGGTAGGCCACTGGAAGATGGATGAAGGTGGGGGCACCACCTTGTTTGATGCCTCCGGCTACGCCAATGACGCAGTGTTACAGAACACGTCGATGGTGGAATGGGTACCGGGGGTTTACGGCCTCGCGCTTGAGCTGCCCGGCAGATGGTACCGGTTCGCTGTGGCGCCGCACAGCCCCTCCCTGGATATAACTGCTGCCATAACGATAGCAGCCTGGATTAAACCCGCTGTAGTAAAAGGAAGAATGGTGCTGAGCAAGGTAGACCCCGATGGTTATCAGTTAGGCGTATCGGGCAACGGTAAAGTGGAGTTCATGTTTAACTCTACCACAGCTGGCACTACCTACCGCCTGTACTCCAAAACAAGTTACCCCGCCGACGGGCAGACCTGGATGCACATCGCCGCCACTTACGACGGCAAGACGGCAAGGATCTACATCAACGGGGTGGAAGACAACGCAGCCACTTACCCGGCCGCACCAGCCATTGGCTCTAATACTTCCAGCTTAGTTATTGGTGCCTTGCGCGATGCCAACCGCTGGACGGGAGCCATGGATGACGTAAGGCTCTATAAAGGCGCCCTGAGTGCTGCAGAAGTAGCCACCCTGAGCAACGGCGGCACTGCTACTGAGCCGGAGAAAGAGGAAGAGGTGAAGGATGGCCCTTGGAAAGCCAACTCGCGCGTGGTTGTTTACCCAAATCCTTTTAACTCTAAAGCTGACATCAACTTTTCAGTCAGAAAGGACACGCCATACACTTTAACCCTGTTTGATGGCAGAGGAAAGCAAATATCGGTCTTAAGCGAGGGGACTGCTAAGGCAGGCGAAGTATACACCGCCGAAATCGACGGAACAAACATGTCCAAAGGCTTATACTTTCTCCGCCTGATAACAGCAAAGGGTACCTCAGTAACGAAAATAATGTTTGACGAGTAA
- a CDS encoding polysaccharide lyase: protein MNYKLRYFLMPVLVGTIAVSCDKKDLDEVSPSASFSTEGTNLAVSGNLIFADDMESGNPFSGAHGLELGAPHSLTSASRPGGGGKAARFELRQNDPDVKGSRRVEVTVVKDEVEKEMWYAYDVYFPAADFVDEDDDEVINQWYQSGLGTPSASIRSKAGRLQFRVGGDADAREKIDIGPVAKDTWLRIVVHMVHASGSEGLTQAWVNGKMVVDRKGANMYPGDLPKWKVGIYKSGWASETTTTNKRVLFLDNVRVGNASASLAEMTATTTAPTPAPAPAPAPAPAPEEPAPAPAPAPAPAPAPEEPAPAPAPAPAPEETAPAPAPAPAPAPAPEEPSKTYPSAWSKFNSDWWDKFFSRARGR from the coding sequence ATGAATTATAAACTTCGTTATTTCCTGATGCCTGTATTAGTAGGCACCATAGCAGTTTCTTGTGATAAAAAAGATTTAGATGAAGTAAGCCCTTCTGCTTCCTTTAGTACAGAGGGTACTAATTTAGCGGTGTCGGGTAACCTTATATTCGCCGACGACATGGAGAGCGGAAATCCCTTCTCTGGCGCGCACGGCCTTGAGCTGGGAGCACCGCACTCGCTCACCTCTGCCAGCCGCCCGGGCGGCGGCGGCAAGGCCGCCCGCTTCGAGCTGCGCCAGAACGACCCGGACGTGAAGGGCAGCCGCCGCGTGGAGGTGACCGTGGTTAAGGATGAGGTGGAGAAGGAGATGTGGTACGCCTACGACGTCTACTTCCCGGCCGCCGACTTCGTGGACGAGGACGACGACGAGGTGATCAACCAGTGGTACCAGAGCGGGCTGGGCACGCCCTCGGCCTCCATCCGCAGCAAGGCCGGCCGCCTGCAGTTCCGCGTGGGCGGCGACGCCGACGCCCGCGAGAAGATCGACATCGGCCCGGTGGCCAAGGACACCTGGCTGCGCATCGTGGTGCACATGGTCCACGCCAGCGGCTCGGAGGGCCTGACCCAGGCCTGGGTGAACGGCAAGATGGTCGTCGACCGCAAGGGCGCCAACATGTACCCCGGCGATTTGCCCAAGTGGAAGGTGGGCATCTACAAGTCCGGCTGGGCCTCGGAGACCACAACCACCAACAAGCGCGTGCTCTTCCTCGACAATGTCAGGGTCGGAAACGCCAGCGCATCGCTGGCTGAAATGACGGCTACAACTACAGCGCCAACTCCTGCTCCGGCTCCGGCCCCGGCACCAGCACCAGCGCCTGAAGAGCCGGCACCGGCCCCTGCTCCTGCTCCTGCTCCAGCGCCAGCGCCAGAGGAGCCTGCCCCGGCACCGGCCCCAGCGCCAGCGCCTGAGGAAACAGCTCCGGCACCAGCACCGGCTCCAGCCCCTGCGCCTGCTCCGGAAGAGCCATCGAAGACGTATCCAAGTGCCTGGTCTAAGTTTAACTCAGACTGGTGGGACAAGTTCTTCTCCAGAGCTAGAGGAAGATAG
- a CDS encoding carboxypeptidase-like regulatory domain-containing protein, whose amino-acid sequence MKYSLPLFFLLLSLCCQAQPIRLAGQVLAKESGSGLPYVNIGILEKNIGTASDEQGRFALDLPREHQQETLTFSAVGYEELSVPVAELRSMQPLVIKLQEKEMQLQEVVVRSRKLRVRRLGVTGRLSVVWGQPEQKEGHDIYEFANFINVKGRETELLSAHFYLTSSKLDSALFRINLYKDRGGFPGERLVEKSIVQRLSAKEGWVSINLESFSVYTDDNFFLGIEYLPAANTDKFAVTLGGTLGGTSYSRKSSLGAWEKFSGVSLSGYVTVQQ is encoded by the coding sequence ATGAAGTATTCACTCCCCCTGTTTTTCCTGTTGCTGAGTTTGTGCTGTCAGGCGCAGCCGATAAGGCTGGCAGGCCAGGTGCTGGCAAAGGAAAGTGGCTCAGGCCTGCCTTATGTTAACATCGGGATTCTGGAAAAAAACATCGGGACGGCTTCGGACGAGCAGGGGAGGTTTGCGCTGGACCTGCCCCGGGAGCACCAGCAGGAGACGCTGACCTTTTCGGCTGTTGGCTATGAGGAGCTATCGGTGCCGGTTGCGGAGCTAAGAAGCATGCAGCCATTGGTGATAAAGCTACAGGAGAAGGAAATGCAACTGCAGGAGGTGGTGGTCAGGAGCCGTAAGCTCAGAGTCAGAAGGCTTGGCGTGACCGGCCGCCTATCTGTTGTGTGGGGGCAGCCCGAGCAAAAGGAGGGGCACGACATCTATGAGTTTGCTAACTTCATTAACGTGAAGGGCCGGGAGACAGAGCTGCTGTCTGCCCACTTTTACCTCACAAGCAGCAAGCTTGACTCAGCCCTGTTCCGCATTAACCTGTACAAAGACCGGGGTGGCTTTCCCGGTGAGCGTCTGGTGGAGAAAAGCATTGTGCAGCGGTTGTCTGCGAAAGAGGGATGGGTAAGTATAAACCTGGAGTCCTTTAGTGTTTATACCGATGATAACTTCTTTTTAGGGATAGAGTACCTGCCTGCTGCTAACACAGATAAATTTGCTGTTACACTGGGAGGCACGCTCGGCGGAACAAGCTACTCCCGTAAATCAAGCTTGGGTGCCTGGGAGAAATTTAGCGGCGTGAGCCTGAGTGGGTACGTCACCGTGCAGCAATAG
- a CDS encoding dicarboxylate/amino acid:cation symporter, whose translation MKKSLLPLATLLCVTVAAILTVLQQYSLISLPTEALMAVRWAGIGVLLLYGLQKRSLTSWILISMVVGAEIGYDFPEFAVNLNVLSKVFLKLIKTIIAPLIFATLVVGIAGHSNLKQVGSMGWKAIVYFEIVTTLALFIGLAAINLSRAGEGIDAGLAASHEELAPVAAQSTSEIILHVFPENIAKSVVEGQVLQIVVFSVLFAIGLAMVNEKKRKPMLDFCESLSETMFKFTNVIMYFAPVGVGAAIAYTVGHMGFGILLNLFQLLATLYVALLAFALLVLLPVALIARVPVRRFLKAISGPVSIAFATTSSEAALPRAMEEMEKLGVPRKIVAFVMPTGYSFNLDGTTLYLALASVFVAQAAGINMTWEQQLVMVFTLMLTSKGVAGVPRASLVILLGTVASFNLPVWPVFAILGIDELMDMARTSVNVTGNCLATAVVARWEGEFNPQPESGLVETTIPELQQNQQETDRTPELV comes from the coding sequence ATGAAAAAGTCTTTATTACCGTTGGCCACGCTGCTGTGCGTTACAGTTGCGGCCATACTTACTGTGCTGCAGCAGTACAGTCTTATTTCTCTACCGACAGAGGCTCTGATGGCGGTTCGCTGGGCAGGCATTGGCGTGCTCCTGCTCTACGGCCTGCAGAAGCGCTCCCTCACGTCCTGGATCCTGATCAGCATGGTGGTGGGAGCCGAGATCGGCTACGACTTCCCGGAGTTCGCCGTGAACCTGAACGTGCTCAGCAAGGTCTTCCTCAAGCTCATTAAAACCATTATCGCCCCGCTCATTTTCGCCACGCTGGTGGTGGGCATTGCCGGCCACTCTAACCTGAAGCAGGTGGGCAGCATGGGTTGGAAAGCCATTGTGTACTTTGAGATTGTCACCACGCTGGCCCTCTTTATAGGCCTCGCTGCCATCAACCTCAGCAGAGCGGGCGAGGGAATAGACGCAGGCTTGGCCGCAAGCCACGAGGAGCTTGCGCCCGTAGCGGCACAGAGCACCTCCGAAATCATCCTGCACGTTTTCCCTGAGAACATTGCGAAGTCCGTGGTGGAGGGGCAGGTACTGCAGATCGTGGTTTTCAGCGTGCTGTTTGCCATCGGCCTGGCCATGGTTAACGAGAAAAAGCGCAAGCCGATGCTGGACTTCTGCGAAAGCCTTTCCGAAACCATGTTCAAGTTCACCAACGTGATCATGTACTTTGCCCCTGTGGGTGTGGGCGCAGCCATCGCATATACGGTAGGGCACATGGGCTTCGGCATCCTGCTGAACCTGTTCCAGTTGCTGGCGACCCTGTACGTGGCGCTGCTTGCCTTCGCTTTGCTGGTACTGCTGCCGGTGGCGCTGATCGCGCGCGTTCCTGTAAGGCGCTTCCTGAAGGCCATCTCCGGCCCCGTTTCAATCGCCTTTGCCACCACCAGCTCGGAGGCGGCCCTGCCGCGCGCCATGGAGGAAATGGAAAAGCTGGGCGTACCGCGCAAAATTGTGGCCTTCGTTATGCCTACCGGCTACAGCTTTAACCTGGACGGCACCACGCTGTACTTGGCACTGGCCTCAGTTTTTGTGGCCCAGGCGGCTGGCATAAACATGACCTGGGAGCAGCAACTGGTTATGGTGTTCACACTCATGCTGACATCCAAGGGTGTGGCCGGGGTGCCGCGCGCCTCCCTGGTGATACTCCTGGGTACGGTTGCCTCTTTCAACCTGCCGGTATGGCCGGTATTTGCCATACTTGGTATTGATGAGTTGATGGACATGGCCCGTACCTCGGTTAACGTAACCGGAAACTGCCTCGCCACTGCCGTGGTAGCCCGCTGGGAAGGCGAGTTCAACCCGCAGCCCGAATCAGGCCTGGTCGAAACCACCATCCCCGAACTGCAGCAAAACCAGCAGGAAACCGACAGAACACCAGAACTGGTATAG
- a CDS encoding enolase C-terminal domain-like protein, whose protein sequence is MLTWHIEALHLTLKHTFVTAHGASTEKLNFLVQVSDGTYSGFGEAAPSLRTGETPELLLQQYKVLLVAGLPQVQSMEELLQLLVQHPPVNSLRFAVEAAYLHYFCQHKGIPVHQLLGQPVPQPQATCFSVPVTEPGEVQELITRQDLDRFHYLKVKANPEQGPDLVKEVLRVTSQPLVLDGNESWQDPGELLGFLHTLDRERVLFMEQPLPASKVAAYAHMKGESPIALVADESVTDTADFELMRSQFHGVNIKLMRAGGYLNGVRLLKEARKHGLKAVIGCTAETSLGAWCSMQLSSAFDFVDLGGFLHLAEEPFALVREQEGVLYLK, encoded by the coding sequence ATGTTAACATGGCACATAGAGGCCCTGCACCTCACGCTGAAGCACACCTTTGTCACGGCCCACGGCGCCAGCACCGAAAAGCTGAACTTCCTGGTGCAGGTATCGGACGGTACCTACAGTGGCTTTGGCGAGGCGGCCCCCAGCCTGCGCACCGGCGAAACGCCTGAACTGCTGCTGCAGCAGTACAAAGTGCTGTTGGTGGCAGGCCTGCCGCAGGTGCAGAGCATGGAGGAGTTGCTGCAGCTGCTGGTGCAGCACCCGCCGGTAAACTCGCTGCGCTTTGCCGTGGAGGCCGCTTACCTGCATTACTTTTGCCAGCACAAAGGCATACCGGTGCATCAGCTGCTGGGCCAGCCCGTGCCGCAGCCGCAGGCCACATGCTTTTCCGTGCCTGTCACGGAGCCGGGAGAGGTGCAGGAGCTGATAACAAGGCAGGACCTGGACCGCTTTCACTACCTCAAGGTAAAGGCGAACCCGGAGCAGGGGCCGGACCTGGTAAAGGAGGTGCTGCGGGTAACTAGCCAGCCGCTGGTGCTGGATGGGAACGAGAGCTGGCAGGACCCCGGGGAGCTGCTTGGCTTCCTGCATACGCTCGACAGGGAGCGGGTCCTGTTTATGGAGCAGCCGTTGCCTGCCTCTAAGGTGGCGGCCTATGCGCACATGAAAGGCGAAAGCCCCATTGCGCTGGTCGCCGATGAATCGGTGACGGATACCGCTGACTTTGAGCTGATGCGCTCCCAATTTCATGGCGTGAACATTAAACTAATGAGGGCCGGCGGCTATCTAAACGGAGTAAGGCTACTGAAGGAGGCCAGAAAGCACGGGTTAAAGGCCGTGATCGGCTGCACGGCAGAGACCTCGCTGGGGGCCTGGTGCTCCATGCAGCTCAGCAGTGCGTTTGATTTTGTAGACCTGGGCGGTTTTCTGCACCTGGCCGAGGAGCCCTTTGCGCTGGTGCGGGAGCAGGAGGGGGTGCTCTACCTGAAATAG
- a CDS encoding MarR family winged helix-turn-helix transcriptional regulator: protein MKIEDEIKQSAFKSEYQKAYINVLYTSGYLQQAQTALFKPFGVTLPQYNVLRILRGQHPKPATVSLLIERMLDKTSNASRIVDKLEAKELVTRKQCPADRRTVDVLITAKGLSLLEQMDGLEGDKGTGITNLTEDEAAQLNALLDKIRD from the coding sequence ATGAAGATAGAAGACGAAATTAAGCAAAGCGCATTTAAGAGCGAGTACCAGAAGGCCTACATCAACGTGCTGTATACTTCCGGCTATCTGCAGCAGGCACAGACGGCGCTGTTCAAACCTTTTGGCGTAACGCTCCCGCAGTACAACGTGCTGCGTATTTTGCGCGGGCAGCACCCAAAGCCGGCAACCGTCAGCCTCTTGATTGAGCGCATGCTGGATAAAACCTCCAATGCCTCCCGCATTGTGGATAAGCTGGAGGCCAAGGAGCTGGTGACGCGCAAGCAGTGCCCGGCAGACCGCCGCACCGTGGACGTGCTCATAACAGCGAAGGGGCTTAGCCTGCTGGAGCAGATGGACGGGCTGGAGGGCGACAAAGGTACCGGTATCACCAACCTGACAGAGGACGAGGCGGCACAGCTGAACGCCCTGCTGGATAAAATCAGAGATTAA
- a CDS encoding YceI family protein — protein MKKYVILASLAGALMFTAYAGNTNNVAGTAAATEVAAPAKARAYKVDVAKSDLKWHAKKVTGEHMGNIALKSGEMLVNGNKIVGGTFAIDMNAITCSDIKDAEYNGKLIGHLKSDDFFSVEKHPTATFKINSVKPIENAAAGKPNATVTGDLTIKGITNPVTFPATVSVKNGVASAKADVTIDRSKFDVRYGSKSFFDGLGDKAIYDDFVVTLDVTAKQ, from the coding sequence ATGAAAAAGTACGTAATTCTTGCCTCTCTTGCTGGCGCGCTGATGTTTACAGCCTATGCCGGCAACACAAACAACGTAGCTGGCACAGCTGCTGCTACAGAGGTGGCCGCTCCTGCCAAGGCTCGTGCTTATAAAGTAGATGTTGCCAAAAGCGACCTGAAGTGGCACGCCAAAAAAGTGACCGGTGAGCACATGGGAAACATCGCGCTGAAAAGCGGCGAAATGCTTGTGAACGGCAACAAGATCGTAGGTGGCACCTTTGCCATTGACATGAACGCGATCACGTGCTCCGATATCAAAGATGCTGAGTACAACGGCAAGCTGATCGGCCACCTGAAGTCTGACGACTTCTTCAGCGTGGAGAAGCACCCAACCGCGACTTTTAAAATCAACAGCGTGAAGCCAATCGAAAACGCGGCGGCCGGCAAGCCAAACGCGACTGTAACCGGCGACCTGACCATCAAAGGCATCACAAACCCCGTTACCTTCCCGGCTACTGTGTCTGTGAAGAACGGTGTTGCCTCTGCCAAGGCCGACGTAACCATAGACCGCTCTAAGTTTGACGTGCGCTACGGCTCCAAGAGCTTCTTCGACGGGCTGGGCGACAAGGCGATCTACGACGATTTCGTGGTGACGCTGGACGTGACCGCAAAACAATAA
- a CDS encoding YceI family protein, whose product MKRTAIYASLAAALFFTACGGETETTAEEATTVTTETTATGEGETYQIVQEQSNVNWHGTKVTGEHRGAIEVESGELTVAGEQLTGGTIVIDMNTISNSDITAEEDNAKLVGHLKSDDFFGVEKYPTAKFEITGATPIANAAAGEPNYNVQGNLTIKDKTEQVSFPAVVNVDNGTVSAKADVTVDRSKFDVRYGSETFFGNLGDKAISDEFTVSFDVTAKK is encoded by the coding sequence ATGAAAAGAACCGCAATTTACGCCAGCCTTGCAGCAGCACTGTTTTTTACTGCCTGCGGCGGCGAAACCGAGACAACGGCCGAAGAGGCAACAACGGTAACCACTGAAACAACTGCCACCGGCGAAGGGGAGACCTACCAGATCGTGCAGGAGCAGAGCAACGTGAACTGGCACGGCACGAAAGTAACCGGCGAGCACAGAGGCGCGATTGAAGTAGAAAGCGGTGAACTGACTGTGGCCGGAGAACAGCTGACTGGCGGTACCATCGTTATCGATATGAATACGATCTCCAACAGCGACATTACGGCCGAAGAGGACAACGCCAAGCTGGTAGGCCACCTGAAGTCCGACGACTTCTTTGGGGTGGAGAAGTACCCGACGGCCAAATTCGAAATAACTGGCGCTACGCCGATCGCCAACGCTGCGGCCGGTGAGCCTAACTATAATGTGCAGGGCAACCTGACGATCAAAGACAAAACAGAGCAGGTGAGCTTCCCGGCTGTTGTAAACGTTGACAACGGAACGGTAAGCGCGAAAGCCGATGTAACGGTGGACCGCTCTAAGTTTGATGTGCGCTACGGCTCCGAGACCTTCTTCGGAAACCTGGGCGACAAAGCCATCTCGGATGAGTTCACCGTCTCTTTCGATGTAACGGCGAAGAAATAA
- a CDS encoding DUF6503 family protein, whose product MRPTFNLAYGWLLLGLLFCFAACSETEKPDAQAIVEAALLAHGSDSLEQSVVSFRLRDKQYRALRDNGAFVYSRTFTDSTGQRVHDVLSNSGFKRSINEEEVELPEEQKQAFSNSVNSVVYFALLPYFLNDAAVQKAYLGEATVKGEPYHKVKVTFAKEGGGDDYEDTYIYWFHQQRHTLDYLAYNFKENGGGSRFREATNPRDIGGVRIQDYNNYKIEDKDFPIQNYDRAFEAGKLEKVSEVNLEEVQVGTL is encoded by the coding sequence ATGCGCCCGACTTTTAACCTTGCCTATGGCTGGCTGCTGCTTGGCCTGCTGTTTTGCTTTGCCGCCTGCTCCGAAACCGAAAAGCCCGATGCCCAGGCCATTGTGGAGGCCGCCCTGCTGGCCCACGGCAGCGATAGCCTGGAGCAAAGCGTTGTCTCGTTCAGGCTCCGCGACAAGCAGTACCGCGCCCTCCGCGACAACGGCGCCTTTGTATACAGCCGCACCTTTACCGACTCCACCGGGCAGCGCGTACACGATGTGCTCAGCAACAGCGGCTTTAAGCGAAGTATAAATGAGGAGGAGGTAGAGCTGCCCGAGGAGCAGAAGCAGGCCTTTAGCAACTCCGTAAACTCCGTGGTATACTTTGCCTTGCTCCCATATTTCCTGAACGATGCCGCTGTGCAGAAAGCGTACCTGGGTGAGGCCACGGTGAAGGGCGAGCCGTACCACAAGGTAAAAGTGACCTTCGCAAAAGAGGGCGGGGGCGATGATTACGAGGATACGTACATCTACTGGTTTCACCAGCAGCGCCACACCCTGGACTACCTGGCCTACAATTTTAAAGAGAATGGCGGCGGCTCAAGGTTCCGTGAAGCCACCAACCCGCGCGACATAGGCGGCGTGCGCATACAGGACTACAACAACTACAAAATTGAAGACAAAGACTTCCCGATCCAGAACTACGACCGTGCCTTTGAGGCAGGTAAGTTAGAGAAGGTGTCAGAGGTTAACCTGGAGGAGGTACAGGTAGGGACGCTTTAA
- a CDS encoding nucleotidyltransferase domain-containing protein, protein MELTHNFQEYIEQLNASGVEYIIAGGFAVALYGYPRYTGDIDIWINPTVENAAKVLQVLHKFGYTEQEVNLEDLTTANIVVQLGYPPNRIDLSTGLDGLSFNSCWENKVSMPFGNTIANFISLPDLKKNKQATARQQDLLDLQHLPL, encoded by the coding sequence ATGGAGCTGACACACAATTTTCAAGAGTACATTGAACAGTTAAATGCATCCGGTGTGGAGTACATCATTGCAGGCGGCTTCGCCGTGGCCCTGTACGGCTACCCGCGCTACACCGGCGACATCGACATCTGGATAAACCCTACCGTTGAAAACGCCGCAAAAGTACTGCAGGTACTGCATAAGTTTGGCTATACCGAGCAGGAGGTAAACCTGGAGGACCTGACCACGGCCAACATTGTGGTGCAGCTGGGCTACCCGCCAAACCGCATCGACCTGTCCACCGGCCTGGACGGCTTAAGCTTTAACAGCTGCTGGGAAAACAAAGTCAGTATGCCCTTTGGCAACACCATCGCCAACTTCATCAGCCTGCCCGACCTAAAGAAAAACAAGCAGGCCACTGCCCGCCAGCAAGACCTTCTGGACCTGCAACATCTGCCCCTGTAA